The Benincasa hispida cultivar B227 chromosome 11, ASM972705v1, whole genome shotgun sequence genome has a segment encoding these proteins:
- the LOC120091147 gene encoding zinc transporter 5 — translation MADHHHNHHQRPHRLSIPPRAGDFSTAGAASSSRPPFPLFPYSSSTPTPTPSKSRLYPKSSNKSSISFLFLLLFSLRSLYSLLPFLRSSPSFSLFPFSFLVSLLSFLLTLFFSLFTNSSSSSNFQFHNSKQNRGVFFLSSISQSQLKTLVVKSILLAVVFLLRFQALLYCGTAAMILAEMTGNVAARFLAEGRNQMTMGDRARSRSSEVRGFLSLFVGLFLLSISWDRIDCFPFATSFIDKYGFSVLPRENCMRIWPMLLPFLSGFLGCYERISMNWGTVKQLGQKRVRLVSLFFTTVILFVPAVISMLLFEAEGKSVSLGNLAWPLANTVVFGVLLNENYSDDKLVSSKDFRSEFLVTFACTVILELLYFPELSLWGLLFCGLLLYVAVRELDPVYLSYLELGVESSDSIVTMVMRPVRHILTERKSRKIALFLLINTGYMVVEFVAGFMSNSLGLISDACHMLFDCAALAIGLYASYISRLPANNQFNYGRGRFEILSGYANAVFLVLVGALIVLESLERILDPREISTNSLLTVSIGGLVVNVVGLIFFHEEHHHAHGGSGSCSHSHSHSHSHKNSHSCADSHHHDKHELDSCRKHENDISVTKECHESSVSVHTGHHEHKQVDVCSESHLSNHHDNHHHDHTDHDHKHGHDHVNHQEHSHNHDHHHHHDQYCKHDHHDHAHRHGQHGHLSHAGSNEPKVVSHSVSESSHSHPSRQTVEGTVRQKHHHHHIDHNMEGIFLHVLADTMGSVGVVISTLLIKYKGWLVADPACSIFISMMIISSVIPLLRNSAEILLQRVPRAHEQDLKEAVNDIMEIRGVQGIQNLHVWSFTNTDIVGTLLLHVSTETDQPSIKTKVEHILHNAGIKDLTLQLEHNR, via the coding sequence GCCGGTGATTTCTCCACCGCTGGCGCCGCCTCCTCCTCTCGACCACCTTTCCCTCTCTTTCCTTATTCGTCTTCAACCCCAACTCCCACTCCCTCCAAGAGCCGCCTCTATCCCAAATCCTCCAACAAAAGCTCAATCTCATTCCTGTTTTTGCTTCTATTTTCGCTCCGTTCACTCTATTCCCTCCTCCCATTCCTTCGCTCTTCCCCTTCTTTCTCTCTGTTCCCCTTTTCTTTCTTGGTTTCTCTCTTGTCCTTTCTTCTtactctctttttctctctttttaccaattcttcttcatcctccaaCTTCCAGTTTCATAATTCCAAGCAGAACCGAGGCGTTTTCTTTTTGTCTTCGATTTCGCAGTCGCAGCTTAAGACTTTGGTTGTTAAGTCAATTCTGCTCGCCGTTGTTTTCCTTCTTCGATTTCAAGCGCTGTTGTACTGTGGAACAGCTGCAATGATTCTTGCTGAAATGACCGGGAATGTGGCGGCTCGATTCTTGGCCGAGGGGCGGAATCAGATGACTATGGGTGATCGGGCTCGAAGTCGGTCTTCTGAGGTTCGCGGGTTCTTGTCCTTGTTTGTTGGCTTGTTTCTGTTGTCTATCAGTTGGGACCGAATTGATTGCTTCCCTTTTGCAACTTCTTTCATTGATAAATACGGATTTTCTGTGCTTCCCAGAGAGAATTGTATGAGAATTTGGCCAATGTTGCTTCCTTTTCTTTCTGGGTTTTTGGGTTGTTATGAGCGGATTTCAATGAATTGGGGGACTGTTAAGCAATTGGGCCAGAAACGAGTTAGATTAGTTTCACTGTTCTTCACGACAGTTATCCTTTTTGTTCCTGCTGTAATTAGTATGCTCTTGTTTGAAGCGGAGGGGAAGAGTGTTTCCTTGGGAAATCTGGCATGGCCTCTCGCAAACACTGTAGTTTTTGGGGTGcttttgaatgaaaattataGTGATGACAAACTAGTCAGTTCAAAAGATTTTAGGAGTGAATTTCTAGTCACTTTTGCTTGTACTGTTATTTTGGAGTTGCTGTATTTTCCTGAGCTCTCTCTATGGGGATTGTTATTCTGTGGATTACTACTGTATGTGGCTGTAAGAGAGTTAGATCCTGTTTACCTGAGCTATCTTGAGCTTGGGGTTGAGTCATCGGATTCAATTGTCACAATGGTAATGAGACCTGTTCGTCACATTCTGACTGAGCGGAAGTCTCGAAAGATTGCACTTTTCCTCTTGATCAACACTGGTTATatggttgttgaatttgttgctggttttatgagcaatagTCTTGGGCTGATATCAGATGCATGCCATATGTTGTTTGATTGTGCTGCTCTGGCGATTGGACTGTATGCTTCTTATATTTCTCGTTTGCCTGCGAACAATCAATTCAACTACGGACGGGGGAGATTTGAGATTCTTTCGGGATATGCTAATGCTGTATTCCTGGTTTTGGTTGGGGCACTCATTGTATTGGAGTCGCTTGAGCGAATTTTGGACCCACGGGAGATATCTACTAACAGCTTATTAACAGTTTCTATTGGAGGGCTTGTTGTGAATGTGGTTGGTTTGATATTCTTTCACGAAGAGCATCATCATGCTCATGGTGGATCGGGGTCATGCTCGCATTCACATTCACATTCACATTCCCACAAGAACTCCCACTCGTGCGCAGACTCTCATCATCATGACAAACATGAGCTTGATAGCTGTAGGAAGCATGAGAATGATATCTCGGTTACCAAGGAATGTCATGAAAGTTCAGTTTCTGTCCATACTGGCCATCATGAACACAAGCAGGTCGATGTTTGCAGCGAGAGTCACCTTAGTAACCACCATGACAATCATCATCACGACCACACTGATCATGACCACAAGCATGGTCACGACCATGTTAATCACCAAGAACACTCTCACAATCACGATCATCACCACCATCATGACCAATATTGCAAGCATGACCACCATGACCATGCTCATCGACATGGTCAACACGGCCATCTTTCTCATGCTGGATCTAATGAGCCCAAAGTGGTTTCTCATAGTGTTTCAGAAAGTTCACATAGCCACCCTTCAAGACAGACTGTTGAGGGGACAGTACGACAGAAGCACCACCATCACCATATTGACCACAACATGGAAGGGATATTTTTACATGTCTTAGCCGACACCATGGGGAGTGTTGGCGTTGTTATATCGACCCTTTTGATCAAATACAAGGGATGGCTTGTAGCCGATCCAGCCTGTTCCATATTTATTTCTATGATGATCATATCTTCAGTTATTCCATTACTCAGAAACTCTGCAGAAATCTTGCTTCAAAGAGTTCCTAGAGCACATGAACAGGATCTGAAAGAGGCTGTGAATGATATCATGGAGATACGTGGAGTCCAAGGCATACAGAACCTGCATGTTTGGAGTTTCACTAACACCGACATTGTGGGAACTCTCCTTCTTCATGTTTCAACGGAAACTGACCAGCCTTCTATAAAGACAAAGGTTGAACACATTCTGCATAATGCTGGAATCAAGGACTTGACATTGCAGCTGGAACATAATCGGTAA